AACCGCTCATTTCAAAAATGAGGATATTCGGCATGATCCGTCCACGCGCCGTGGCGTGCGCCCCTACCGATGCGAACGCCGATGAGCGCAATGCTCTTATCGAGGGGGTTTCCCGGGGCGGCGCATGCGCTGTCGTCGTTGTCCCGGAACCCCTCGCCGCAGCCGTCGGTGCAGGGGTCGATATCGTATCGCCCTATGCCCGGATGGTCGTCGATATCGGCGAGGGGGTAACGGACTGCGCCGTCATCACGTCCGGTAAGGTCGTGGACACGGCAGCCCTGCGCGGAGGGTGCTGTGCGCTACGGAACGCGGTCCGGGAGGGGATGCTCAGGATGCGGAACATGCGGATATCCACCCGTCAGGCTGAGTCGCTGGTTCGCGCGGCGCTCCGCGGTTCGGCTGCTGTTCCCGTGCCGACACGGGATGCGCGGGGAGGCGATGGTCCTGCGCTGCCGCAGATCGGTCTCGTTGAGGCGCGGGAGGCCTGCGATCCGGCGGTGAAAGCGATCCTGGGCTTGATAACGGAATTTCTCCGGGAGGTGCCGCACGCAACGGGAAGCGAGATTATCGAAAACGGCATCACCCTGACGGGAGGAGGCGCCCTGCTGGCCGGCATGCGGGAAAGGATTCAGGCGGCAACCGGCATTACGGTCATGCCGGTTGCCAACCCGCTTGAAGCGGTCGTACGGGGGGCGTACGCCATGCTGCCGATCGTGGCGATGCTCAATATGTGGAAGCAGTGAGCCCAAGCCCGCTGCGCAAACGGGATCTGCTCCTGGTCGAAAAAATGTAGTTATCCACGGATACCGATCCGGAAAATTGTGTTAGACTTGCCAGATGCCGTTCCCCTCGCAATCTCCTGGTAACGAAAGCCGCGTTATGCTCAAACTGATTCGATTGGTATGCGGGGTCGGGCTCTCCCTGTTCATCCTCTGGTTCGCCATGAACAATTATCGCGATGCGCGCCCCATCGCGGAGGATAA
The genomic region above belongs to Oryzomonas sagensis and contains:
- a CDS encoding rod shape-determining protein, translating into MAKHWEGLSPWRPDIAIDLGTATTRVVSKGHGVITHASMAGNVPALSCGVVANPDAVVALLEPLISKMRIFGMIRPRAVACAPTDANADERNALIEGVSRGGACAVVVVPEPLAAAVGAGVDIVSPYARMVVDIGEGVTDCAVITSGKVVDTAALRGGCCALRNAVREGMLRMRNMRISTRQAESLVRAALRGSAAVPVPTRDARGGDGPALPQIGLVEAREACDPAVKAILGLITEFLREVPHATGSEIIENGITLTGGGALLAGMRERIQAATGITVMPVANPLEAVVRGAYAMLPIVAMLNMWKQ